The DNA sequence GATTGAGGACCAGCTGCAAATCATTGTATTCAGAGGACTTGAGGAAGTTGTAATTTTTTTGATACCCTTCCCATTTTTTTAAATCCTTTTTAACCTCTCTCGTATAGAAATGATTTTCCATCCCCATATCGTTATTGGTCGTATTTGCCTCTGCGTCCTTACGAACAATTTTTTCTAACTCATCATAAGAAAATTGATCTGGAAGATCTTTTAAATAGTTCTCCACGTGTTCCTTGTACTTGAGTTTTCCTCGAATGGAGAATTGTCCAAAGAGAGCGGATTGCTTTTCATTGAATCGCGCAAAAATATCAATAGCAACTTGATCAACCTCTGATAATTCTTCACCCTTTGACAGTTTTTGAACAATGCCTTTTAATGCAACATTAGGATTCTGCTTTAACAATCGAATAGCCGCATGCTTTGCAGCAATGTCACCAGATTGATTTCCCAAAAAAGCTGTCAATTGGTCACTGTTAAAAAATCTCTGAAACGCTGCGGGTTCATAATCTGTCTCCGTAAACCACTGAGGCGAAATCACAAATACCGCCTGCTTATTCTCTATTTCTGGCAAAATTTGCTGTAGACCAAAATATTGATTTAGAGAGGCTGCTCCTGCTTGACCTAAAAAGTAAGGACGATAGGGACGATGGTATTTCTCTGCTAAAACAGCTGGATGGACACTATCAAATCGAATCCATTCACTGGACCCTAGAAAAGGAATAAAACGCATATTTGGATCCGTAAGGGCCCTTACTTTTTGGCTTCTCTCTTTAAAACTCTCTATACTAACAGAAGCCGCTGAGTACTTCTCCTCCGTCAGATTATGACTTGTTGTACTTGGATAAAAAAAGATGAGTAAAAGAATCAAAAGGCCAGCAATGAAGATAGGACCGAAGATCAGCCACAAGCGTTTAAGCATTCTTCAACTCCGTGATACCTGCTACGATTTTATTAGCCGTATTCCAGTCATCACGACCGAACTCCGTCACTGGAACACGAATGTCAAAACGGTTTTCAATCTCAACGATCAATTCAACCGTTCCCATGCTATCCAAGACACCAGCATCAAAAAGATCTTCATCCATCATGTCAGAAACATCTTCCATAAACAACTCATCAATAATTTCAATAACTTCTGATTTGATATCCATTTTTTATATCCTTTTATTTTTTAAACCATAAATCATTCAAAAATCCAGAAAAGATTAAGAATGAAACCATCACGACATGGAAGGTGACAACCATGCCAAGCAACTGAATCCAGCGATTCTCAGGTAAGGAACCCTTTCCAGCTTTTTTCCGTTCTTTATTGAGCGCTTTTTTCTTACGAACCCATGCATCATTGATGACTAGCCCAATCCCATGGAAAAGTCCATAGGCGATGTAGTACCAGGTCACACCATGCCAAAATCCCATAATCAGCATATTGAGAATGTAGGCTACACTTGAAGTGACATTGCGATTTTTAAAGACCTTCTTTCTGGTCAACACCATGACCATCCGCATAAAGACAAAGTCACGGAACCAGAAAGACAGACTCATGTGCCAGCGATTCCAAAACTCTTTTAAATCCCTTGACAAAAAGGGCTTGTTAAAGTTGATAGGACTATGAATACCCATCAAGTTTGAAATGGCTAAGGCAAACATAGAGTAGCCCGCAAAGTCAAAGAATAAGTCTAGACCAAAAGTATACATCACCGCCAGAGCATAATGATTAAAGAAGCCACCTGTCTGTAAGGCCAAATTTTTCAGCGGAGGCAGTAATATCTCTCCTAAAACATGGGCCAAGATAAACTTGTAAAGGAAGCCAAGCATGATATACTTGACAGCCTCTTCTAGCATGTCCATCAACTCATCCCGCTCAGGAATGGTCTCATAATTTTCATTGAAGCGTTTAAAACGATCAATGGGACCACTTGAGAAAGTCGGCATAAAGAGAAGAAAACGTAAGAATTGCCAAATCGTTAAATCCTTAATGACACCGTCTCTTAACTCAACGATAACCCCAACAGCACGAAAGGTTAGGTAAGAAATCCCTAAAAATCCAAACAAAGATTGAGGTCCATGAATAGCAGGAGATACTTTCACAAAGACGATAGGCAATAGAGATAAAAAGCTAACTAGGTAAAATATCCATTTACTATCCCGTTGTTTCCTATACCTTTTGTAAAAAGATACAAGAAGTACTTGCCAGATAACATAAAGGATAAGAGCGCTTATTTGATTCGTCTTTCCACCTACCAACATGGTGACGATAAAGAAGAGACTAACGAGCACCTCGTACAAGGCAAAACGTTTCTTGAAAAAAAGACCAATAAAGATAGGTAAAGTCGCAGCAATTACGTATAAAAAGTACTGAAGATCACCATAAGGTTCCAAATGAGGTAGCTGTTTATAAAGCTCCATCATCTACTGTTTACCTCGTTAATCAAGCCCTTGATATCAATTTTACCATTAGGCGTTAGCGGCAAACTATCTCGATAGAGAAACTTAGACGGCATCATATAAGACATCATGATATCTGCTAGGTCTTCTTTGATAGCCTTGGTAATATCGATATCACGTTCAAACTGTTCACGAACGCCGTCCTTTAGGATGACATAGGCCAGTAGATTTTGTACCTTGTGGTCCTTGTTATAACGTGGGACAGCAACAGCCGACTCGATATAGCGAGACTTGTTGAGGTTTTGAGAGACATCTTCAAGTTCAATGCGATAACCATTAAACTTAATCTGGAAATCCATGCGTCCACCATAGAGAAGCAAGCCCTCATCTGTCATGGTTCCTACATCCCCTGTGTGGTAGGCTGGAAGACCTTCGAATTCAAAGAAAGCTTCTGCCGTTTTTTCAGGATTATTCATATAGCCTTTTGAAACAGCTGGCCCAGAAACGATGATTTCTCCCTGTTCACCATTTGGAACTTTCTTCCCTTCCTCGTCAATGATAAAGGTTGGAGAATCCGCCTTGGTATAGCCGATTGGCAGGCGTTTGAGAGTCGCCAACATCTCATCAGTGACGGCAACTGCTGACAAAGCTACTGTCGCTTCTGTTGGACCGTAGGCATTGATAATACGAGCATTTGGGAATCGCTCGCGCAGTTTTTGAGCTGTTTTGACCGTCAATTCTTCACCATCAAAGTAGAAATGCGTGATTCCTGGCATTTTCTCACTGTTAAAGTCTTCTGATAACATGGCCATATCTGCAAAGGACGGTGTTGAGGTCCAGATAGCGATTGGCAAGGAAAAGATCGTCGCAAAGAGTTTTTTGAAGTCCTGAGTAATGGCTGAAGGAAGAGCGAAAAGCGTGCCACCAAGTGCCAAGGTCGGTGCCCAGTACATGACAGATAGGTCAAAAGAATAAGGGGGCTGAGCCAGCATTTGTGGACGACTTGGCGTCGCAAATTCCTTATCTGTAATCATCCAGTTGGTAAAGCTGAGGAGATTGTCATGGGAAATCTGCACCCCCTTTGGCTTACCAGTCGTACCAGAAGTAAAGATAATGTAGTAGTTATCATCACCCTTGACTGGATGCGTGATTTCATAGCTAGTCCCTTGAGAAAAGGCTTCTTGAACCTGAGCTAGAGTCATCATTGGCGTAGAGACTTGCTCCAATGGAAAATCTGAGATGGCAATAATCAAACTTGGCTCTGCAACTTCTACGATAGCAGAAACTCGTTCCAAGGCTGAATGGCTGTCAATTGGAATGTAGGCATGACCCGACTTAGTCAGCGCTACAAAGGTAGCCAACATCTCATATTCCTGACCACCAAAAACGACGACTGGAGATTTCTCAGGCAAGTCAAGTCGATCGATAGCTGCTGCTAAACTATCTGAATCAGCCTTCAGATCGCCATAAGTATGCTCTTGACCTAAAACATTGTAGACAGGATATGTTGGCTGTGTTTGAGCAAAGTGCTCAATCGTTTCAATCATATCTTTTATCGGTTTATTAGACACAGTTCTTTTTCTCCTTTAAACTAGAACTCATTATAAATAAAGCCACCTTGTCCCTGCCCAAGGTAACTAAAAAAATAAAGCAAGCCAAGTAAGATTACAAAATATAGGGCCGTCCGGCCTAAAAATACATGTAGGTTTCGTTGTTTTTTCATAAGCTATCCATTAATATATCATTTCTATCGACTACAAATACGCACTATTAGTAACTTATCTTCCTAACATTTTACCACTTTATCAACCTTTTTTTCAACTGTTTACCATAACTTAAAAGTTCGTTTTAGGTTATTTTAAGATAAATTAAAATGTTAACAGTAAATGTGAACAAAAATTTTCATTTCTATAAATCTCCTATACCAGTCATCAGAAATTAAACAGTTTAAAGAATAACAACAAACACACGGCTCCCTCTTTGGGCATTTTTATGCTAAAATAGTAGCTATGGATAAAATTATTAAAACTATATCAGAAAGCGGAGCCTTTCGTGCTTTTGTCCTTGACAGCACAGAAACCGTCCGCACTGCCCAAGAAAAACATCAAACTCAAGCCAGTTCGACTGTTGCACTTGGTCGTGCCCTTATCGCTAGCCAAATTCTCGCAGCCAATGAAAAAGGAAATACCAAGATTACTGTAAAAGTTCTTGGAACGAGCTCTCTCGGTGCCATCATCACGGTCGCAGATACCAAGGGAAATGTCAAAGGCTACGTTCAAAATCCAGGTGTTGACATCAAAAAGACCGCAACAGGTGAAGTCCTAGTCGGACCTTTTGTCGGAAATGGTCAATTTCTCGTTATCACAGACTACGGTACTGGAAATCCCTACAACTCCATGACTCCTCTCATCTCTGGGGAGATCGGTGAAGACTTGGCCTATTACCTGACAGAAAGCCAACAAACCCCTTCAGCCGTCGGCCTCAATGTTCTTTTGGATAAAGACGACAAGGTCAAAGTCGCAGGTGGCTTCCTTCTCCAAGTGTTGCCAGGAGCCAAGGACGAGGAGATTGCTCGCTTTGAGAAACGCATCCAAGAAATGCCAGCCATTTCAACTCTTCTAGAAAGCGACGACCATATCGAAGCCCTTCTCAAGGCTATCTACGGCGACGAATCATACAAACGTCTATCTGAAGAAGAAATCCGTTTCCAATGT is a window from the Streptococcus oralis genome containing:
- the dltD gene encoding D-alanyl-lipoteichoic acid biosynthesis protein DltD, coding for MLKRLWLIFGPIFIAGLLILLLIFFYPSTTSHNLTEEKYSAASVSIESFKERSQKVRALTDPNMRFIPFLGSSEWIRFDSVHPAVLAEKYHRPYRPYFLGQAGAASLNQYFGLQQILPEIENKQAVFVISPQWFTETDYEPAAFQRFFNSDQLTAFLGNQSGDIAAKHAAIRLLKQNPNVALKGIVQKLSKGEELSEVDQVAIDIFARFNEKQSALFGQFSIRGKLKYKEHVENYLKDLPDQFSYDELEKIVRKDAEANTTNNDMGMENHFYTREVKKDLKKWEGYQKNYNFLKSSEYNDLQLVLNQFAKSNVNVLFVIQPVNKKWMEYTGLSEEMYQHAVEKIRYQLESQGFTNIADFSKNGGDPYFVKDTIHLGWLGWLAFDKVVNPFLTDPKPAPDYKMNDRFFSKDWATYDGKIKDFQ
- the dltC gene encoding D-alanine--poly(phosphoribitol) ligase subunit DltC; this translates as MDIKSEVIEIIDELFMEDVSDMMDEDLFDAGVLDSMGTVELIVEIENRFDIRVPVTEFGRDDWNTANKIVAGITELKNA
- the dltB gene encoding D-alanyl-lipoteichoic acid biosynthesis protein DltB, which translates into the protein MMELYKQLPHLEPYGDLQYFLYVIAATLPIFIGLFFKKRFALYEVLVSLFFIVTMLVGGKTNQISALILYVIWQVLLVSFYKRYRKQRDSKWIFYLVSFLSLLPIVFVKVSPAIHGPQSLFGFLGISYLTFRAVGVIVELRDGVIKDLTIWQFLRFLLFMPTFSSGPIDRFKRFNENYETIPERDELMDMLEEAVKYIMLGFLYKFILAHVLGEILLPPLKNLALQTGGFFNHYALAVMYTFGLDLFFDFAGYSMFALAISNLMGIHSPINFNKPFLSRDLKEFWNRWHMSLSFWFRDFVFMRMVMVLTRKKVFKNRNVTSSVAYILNMLIMGFWHGVTWYYIAYGLFHGIGLVINDAWVRKKKALNKERKKAGKGSLPENRWIQLLGMVVTFHVVMVSFLIFSGFLNDLWFKK
- the dltA gene encoding D-alanine--poly(phosphoribitol) ligase subunit DltA, with the protein product MSNKPIKDMIETIEHFAQTQPTYPVYNVLGQEHTYGDLKADSDSLAAAIDRLDLPEKSPVVVFGGQEYEMLATFVALTKSGHAYIPIDSHSALERVSAIVEVAEPSLIIAISDFPLEQVSTPMMTLAQVQEAFSQGTSYEITHPVKGDDNYYIIFTSGTTGKPKGVQISHDNLLSFTNWMITDKEFATPSRPQMLAQPPYSFDLSVMYWAPTLALGGTLFALPSAITQDFKKLFATIFSLPIAIWTSTPSFADMAMLSEDFNSEKMPGITHFYFDGEELTVKTAQKLRERFPNARIINAYGPTEATVALSAVAVTDEMLATLKRLPIGYTKADSPTFIIDEEGKKVPNGEQGEIIVSGPAVSKGYMNNPEKTAEAFFEFEGLPAYHTGDVGTMTDEGLLLYGGRMDFQIKFNGYRIELEDVSQNLNKSRYIESAVAVPRYNKDHKVQNLLAYVILKDGVREQFERDIDITKAIKEDLADIMMSYMMPSKFLYRDSLPLTPNGKIDIKGLINEVNSR
- a CDS encoding teichoic acid D-Ala incorporation-associated protein DltX, producing the protein MKKQRNLHVFLGRTALYFVILLGLLYFFSYLGQGQGGFIYNEF
- the hslO gene encoding Hsp33 family molecular chaperone HslO codes for the protein MDKIIKTISESGAFRAFVLDSTETVRTAQEKHQTQASSTVALGRALIASQILAANEKGNTKITVKVLGTSSLGAIITVADTKGNVKGYVQNPGVDIKKTATGEVLVGPFVGNGQFLVITDYGTGNPYNSMTPLISGEIGEDLAYYLTESQQTPSAVGLNVLLDKDDKVKVAGGFLLQVLPGAKDEEIARFEKRIQEMPAISTLLESDDHIEALLKAIYGDESYKRLSEEEIRFQCDCSKDRFMDALASLPSSDLEEMKEEDHGAEITCQFCQTTYNFDENDLEELIRDKS